Proteins encoded by one window of Acuticoccus sp. MNP-M23:
- the nuoK gene encoding NADH-quinone oxidoreductase subunit NuoK, with translation MIGLSHYLTVAAILFVIGIFGIFVNRKNVIVILMSIELILLAVNINFVAFSAALNDLVGQVFALFVLTVAAAEAAIGLAILVAFFRNRGTIAVEEIDTLRG, from the coding sequence ATGATCGGCCTGTCGCATTATCTCACGGTTGCGGCGATCCTGTTCGTCATCGGGATCTTCGGCATCTTCGTGAACCGCAAGAACGTGATCGTCATCCTGATGTCGATCGAGCTGATCCTGCTGGCTGTGAACATCAACTTCGTCGCCTTTTCCGCGGCGCTCAACGATCTTGTCGGCCAGGTGTTCGCCCTGTTCGTTCTGACCGTGGCGGCTGCCGAGGCGGCCATCGGTCTTGCGATCCTGGTCGCATTCTTCCGCAACCGCGGCACTATCGCGGTGGAGGAAATCGACACGCTGAGAGGTTGA
- a CDS encoding AMP-binding protein produces MEQTAPPTTTADDTEPGPIDIAARADGPSRKTLDSGADISVLTALLRARKEHGGATIAVEDGDKRTLTYTELVRAVAAFSRVIRRDTEGDVVGIMLPSSAGAVIAYFAVLAAGKIPAMLNFTAGRGPLLAACRSARIGAILTSSRFLSVANLEPLADALSAAAPVLALEDLRTRVTGTDKAFAAVAAPLGLLPRHAADAPAAIVFTSGAEGNPKGVVLSHRNFMANTAQVVASLPLERAKIFFNPLPVFHSYGLGPGMILPLVLGRKLVLHPSPLRAKEVAQRIAETKANILLATDTFLRQYAKAAGDGSLSSLHFAVCGAERVRPETRELVRAKFGFVVVEGYGVTETSPVLAANHPDDIRDGTVGRLMPGIEARLVAVPGLNEGRRLLVRGPNIMAGYIDAETGAVRPPQDGWHDTGDIVSFEDGYMTIRGRLKRFAKIGGEMTSLAAVENLAGAAWPDALHAAAIVPGTTRGEAIVLITEETAPDTDRLREKLREQGLPERYLPRQVFTVPSLPLLGSGKVDYVSVTRMANELIGAGG; encoded by the coding sequence ATGGAACAGACCGCCCCCCCCACCACCACCGCCGATGACACCGAACCGGGACCGATCGACATCGCGGCCCGTGCCGACGGCCCCTCGCGCAAGACGCTGGACAGTGGCGCCGACATCAGCGTGCTGACCGCACTCCTCCGCGCGCGCAAGGAACACGGCGGCGCAACGATTGCGGTGGAGGACGGCGACAAGCGCACCCTCACCTACACCGAGCTGGTCCGCGCGGTCGCTGCCTTCTCACGGGTGATCCGCCGCGATACCGAAGGCGATGTGGTGGGCATCATGCTGCCGTCCAGCGCAGGCGCCGTGATCGCCTATTTTGCCGTGCTGGCTGCCGGCAAGATTCCCGCCATGCTGAACTTCACGGCCGGACGCGGGCCGCTTCTGGCCGCGTGCCGTTCAGCGCGGATCGGCGCCATCCTCACATCGAGCCGTTTCTTGTCGGTCGCCAACCTTGAGCCCCTTGCCGATGCGCTGTCGGCTGCGGCACCGGTTCTGGCGCTGGAGGACCTGCGCACGCGCGTCACCGGCACCGACAAGGCTTTTGCCGCAGTGGCTGCGCCTTTGGGGCTTCTCCCGCGCCATGCGGCGGATGCGCCGGCGGCCATCGTCTTCACGTCCGGCGCGGAGGGAAATCCCAAAGGGGTCGTCCTCAGCCACCGCAACTTCATGGCCAACACGGCACAGGTGGTGGCCTCTTTGCCGCTGGAGCGGGCGAAGATCTTCTTCAACCCCCTGCCCGTCTTCCACAGTTACGGGCTGGGGCCGGGGATGATCCTGCCGCTGGTCCTGGGACGCAAGCTGGTCCTCCACCCCTCGCCGCTGCGTGCCAAGGAGGTGGCGCAGCGCATTGCAGAAACCAAAGCGAACATCCTCCTCGCCACCGACACGTTCCTGCGCCAGTACGCCAAGGCCGCCGGCGACGGCAGCCTCTCCTCACTGCACTTCGCCGTGTGCGGCGCCGAGCGCGTGCGGCCTGAAACGCGGGAACTGGTGCGCGCCAAGTTCGGGTTCGTGGTGGTGGAAGGCTACGGCGTTACCGAAACAAGCCCCGTGCTGGCCGCCAACCATCCGGACGACATCCGCGATGGCACGGTGGGACGGCTGATGCCAGGAATAGAGGCGCGCCTTGTGGCGGTTCCGGGTCTGAACGAAGGGCGGCGTCTTCTGGTGCGCGGCCCCAACATCATGGCCGGCTACATCGACGCCGAGACCGGCGCAGTGCGCCCGCCGCAGGATGGCTGGCACGACACCGGCGACATTGTATCCTTCGAAGACGGGTACATGACCATCCGCGGCCGGCTGAAGCGATTTGCCAAGATCGGCGGCGAAATGACCTCGCTGGCCGCGGTGGAAAACCTTGCCGGCGCGGCCTGGCCGGACGCGCTCCATGCCGCGGCCATCGTCCCGGGGACAACACGCGGCGAAGCAATCGTGCTCATCACCGAGGAAACCGCGCCGGACACCGACCGGTTGCGCGAAAAGCTGCGCGAACAGGGCCTGCCGGAGCGTTATCTGCCCCGCCAGGTGTTCACCGTCCCTTCGCTGCCGCTGCTGGGCTCGGGCAAGGTGGATTATGTCTCCGTGACGCGCATGGCGAACGAGCTCATCGGCGCCGGAGGCTAG
- a CDS encoding SH3 domain-containing protein → MKRTAIIAIGLMGAIGAATAQPLDVPVMIGAEADLDACTGVGRIARLDPNGDGFLAVRRGPEAGYAKIDELYNNDVVTICDENGGWYGIVYGQNCGTSSPVPRPMAYSGPCRNGWVYGRYVDYIAG, encoded by the coding sequence ATGAAGCGCACCGCCATCATCGCAATCGGCCTCATGGGCGCGATCGGTGCTGCCACGGCACAGCCGCTGGACGTGCCGGTGATGATTGGCGCTGAAGCGGATCTGGACGCGTGCACCGGCGTTGGCCGAATTGCGCGCCTCGACCCCAATGGCGACGGCTTTCTGGCCGTGCGGCGTGGCCCGGAGGCGGGCTACGCCAAGATTGACGAACTCTACAACAACGATGTTGTCACCATCTGCGACGAGAATGGTGGCTGGTACGGCATCGTCTACGGCCAGAATTGCGGCACCAGCTCGCCGGTTCCGCGGCCCATGGCCTATAGCGGCCCGTGCCGCAACGGCTGGGTCTACGGCCGCTATGTGGACTATATCGCCGGCTAG
- the purB gene encoding adenylosuccinate lyase yields the protein MIPRYSRPEMSAIWSPETRFRIWFEIESHAADAMADLGAIPAEAAEVIREKGSAAVFDVARIDEIERETRHDVIAFLTHLAEIVGPEARFVHQGMTSSDVLDTTLAVQLTRAADLLIADVEKLLSALRTRAMEHKLTPTIGRSHGIHAEPTTFGLKLAFAYAEFERARTRLLAAREEVATCAISGAVGTFAHIDPRVEAHVAEKMGLFVEPISTQVIPRDRHAAFFATLGVVASSVERLSTEIRHLQRTEVGEVQEAFGKGQKGSSAMPHKKNPILTENLTGLARMVRAYALPAMENVALWHERDISHSSVERMIGPDATVTLDFALSRLTGVIEGLVVRPERMAANLDLLGGLIHSQQLLLALTKAGVSREDAYHLVQRNAMAAHNGEGRFRDLVEADEDICAAVDLQERAAAFDEASHLRNVDVIFSRVFGPELH from the coding sequence ATGATCCCGCGCTATTCGCGTCCCGAAATGAGTGCGATCTGGTCGCCGGAAACACGGTTCCGCATCTGGTTCGAAATTGAATCGCATGCGGCCGATGCGATGGCCGATCTCGGCGCCATTCCGGCCGAAGCCGCAGAGGTGATTCGCGAAAAGGGAAGCGCCGCCGTGTTCGACGTGGCGCGGATCGACGAGATCGAGCGCGAGACCCGGCATGATGTCATCGCGTTCCTCACCCATCTTGCCGAGATTGTCGGGCCCGAAGCCCGCTTCGTGCATCAGGGGATGACGTCGTCGGACGTGCTCGACACCACGCTTGCCGTTCAGCTCACCCGCGCCGCCGACCTGCTGATTGCCGACGTGGAGAAGCTGCTGTCGGCACTGCGCACCCGCGCCATGGAACACAAGCTGACGCCGACCATCGGCCGCAGCCACGGCATCCATGCCGAGCCGACCACATTCGGCCTCAAGCTCGCGTTCGCCTACGCCGAGTTCGAGCGGGCGCGGACCCGGCTTCTGGCGGCGCGCGAAGAGGTCGCCACCTGCGCAATCTCCGGCGCGGTCGGGACGTTTGCGCACATCGACCCGCGGGTTGAGGCGCACGTTGCCGAAAAGATGGGGCTGTTTGTGGAGCCGATTTCCACACAGGTGATCCCGCGGGACCGTCACGCGGCATTTTTCGCGACACTGGGTGTGGTTGCCTCGTCCGTCGAGCGGCTTTCCACCGAAATCCGGCACCTGCAGCGCACCGAGGTGGGCGAGGTGCAGGAGGCGTTCGGCAAGGGGCAGAAGGGGTCTTCCGCAATGCCCCACAAGAAGAACCCGATTCTCACCGAAAACCTGACCGGCCTTGCCCGCATGGTGCGTGCCTACGCGCTCCCGGCGATGGAAAACGTTGCGCTGTGGCATGAGCGGGACATCTCGCACTCGTCGGTGGAGCGGATGATCGGGCCGGATGCGACGGTAACGCTGGATTTTGCCCTGTCGCGGCTCACCGGCGTGATCGAGGGGCTTGTGGTAAGGCCGGAGCGGATGGCCGCCAACCTCGATCTTCTGGGTGGTCTCATCCACTCCCAGCAGCTCCTGCTGGCGCTCACCAAGGCCGGCGTTTCGCGGGAGGACGCCTACCACCTCGTCCAGCGCAACGCGATGGCCGCACACAATGGCGAGGGCCGCTTTCGCGATCTGGTCGAGGCGGACGAGGACATCTGCGCTGCCGTCGACCTGCAGGAGCGGGCGGCTGCCTTCGATGAGGCGTCCCACCTGCGCAATGTGGACGTGATCTTTTCCCGCGTGTTCGGACCCGAATTGCACTGA
- a CDS encoding NADH-quinone oxidoreductase subunit J, whose translation MTLASLFFYLFAAVMLASALMVISSKNPVHSVLFLIMAFVNGAGIFMLAGAEFLSLVLIVVYVGAVMVLFLFVVMMLDVDFAELRQGFMQYLPVGALVGIVLLVELVFVLGAYTLAPSLAELQSVPIPPPGEITNTEALGLVLYTRYAFYFQVCGLILLVAMIGAIVLTLRHNNFAKRQNIVEQVNRRREDTMEVKDVASGRGLQL comes from the coding sequence ATGACGCTAGCTTCCTTGTTCTTCTATCTCTTCGCCGCCGTGATGCTTGCATCCGCGCTGATGGTCATTTCGTCGAAGAACCCGGTTCATTCGGTGCTCTTCCTCATCATGGCCTTCGTCAACGGTGCCGGCATCTTCATGCTCGCAGGGGCGGAGTTCCTGTCGCTGGTGCTGATCGTCGTCTACGTCGGCGCGGTGATGGTGCTGTTCCTGTTCGTGGTCATGATGCTGGACGTGGACTTTGCCGAGCTGCGGCAGGGCTTCATGCAATATCTGCCGGTGGGCGCGCTGGTGGGCATCGTGCTTCTGGTCGAGCTCGTCTTCGTGCTCGGCGCCTACACGCTGGCCCCGTCGCTGGCTGAACTCCAGTCCGTGCCGATCCCGCCGCCCGGCGAGATCACCAACACCGAGGCACTGGGCCTGGTGCTCTACACGCGCTACGCCTTCTACTTCCAGGTCTGCGGCCTCATCCTGCTGGTCGCCATGATCGGCGCCATCGTGCTGACGCTGCGGCACAATAATTTCGCCAAGCGGCAGAACATCGTCGAGCAGGTGAACCGCCGCCGCGAGGACACGATGGAAGTCAAGGACGTCGCATCCGGCCGGGGGCTACAGCTATGA
- the nuoH gene encoding NADH-quinone oxidoreductase subunit NuoH, protein MAEFWSDYAAPGIIIVLQSVLLLVVLLVIIAYVLLADRKIWAAVQLRKGPNVVGAFGLLQSFADLLKFALKEPVIPAGADKTVFLLAPLVMAVLSMTAWVVMPVAPGWVIADVNLGVLFILAISSLGVYGVIMGGWASNSKYPFLGALRSSAQMISYEVSIGLVMITVLLCVGSLNVSDVVISQSTGLATMLGVPWLTILNWYWLPLFPIFIIFFISALAETNRPPFDLPEAESELVAGFMVEYASIPYMMFMLGEYVAIGMMCALTTVLFLGGWLPPLAVVPFIWVPGVIWFLLKCLMVFFMFAMVKSIVPRYRYDQLMRLGWKVFLPASLVAIVVVAVVLKLTDWRWDPTVLVVVN, encoded by the coding sequence ATGGCTGAATTCTGGAGCGACTACGCCGCGCCCGGCATCATTATCGTGCTGCAGAGCGTGCTGCTGCTCGTGGTGCTGCTCGTCATCATCGCCTACGTGCTCTTGGCGGACCGCAAGATCTGGGCGGCGGTGCAGCTGCGCAAGGGTCCCAACGTGGTGGGCGCCTTCGGCCTCCTGCAATCCTTTGCCGACCTTCTGAAGTTTGCCCTCAAGGAGCCGGTCATCCCGGCCGGCGCCGACAAGACGGTGTTCCTGCTGGCGCCGCTGGTCATGGCCGTTCTGTCCATGACCGCATGGGTGGTGATGCCGGTTGCCCCCGGCTGGGTGATTGCAGACGTCAACCTTGGCGTCCTCTTCATCCTCGCGATCTCGTCGCTTGGCGTCTACGGCGTGATCATGGGCGGCTGGGCTTCCAACTCCAAATACCCGTTCCTGGGCGCGCTCCGCTCCTCGGCGCAGATGATTTCCTACGAGGTCTCAATCGGCCTCGTGATGATCACCGTTCTTCTCTGCGTCGGCTCGCTCAACGTGTCGGACGTGGTGATCTCGCAGTCCACCGGGCTTGCGACCATGCTGGGCGTGCCGTGGCTGACCATTCTCAACTGGTACTGGCTGCCGCTCTTCCCGATCTTCATCATCTTCTTCATCTCGGCGCTGGCTGAAACCAACCGCCCGCCATTCGACCTTCCCGAGGCAGAGTCGGAGCTGGTCGCGGGCTTCATGGTCGAATATGCGTCGATCCCGTACATGATGTTCATGCTGGGCGAGTATGTCGCCATCGGCATGATGTGCGCGCTGACCACCGTGCTGTTCCTGGGCGGTTGGCTCCCGCCGCTGGCCGTCGTGCCCTTCATCTGGGTGCCGGGTGTGATCTGGTTCCTGCTGAAATGCCTCATGGTGTTCTTCATGTTCGCCATGGTGAAATCCATCGTGCCCCGCTACCGCTACGACCAGCTGATGCGCCTTGGCTGGAAGGTGTTCCTGCCGGCCTCGCTGGTTGCGATTGTTGTGGTCGCCGTGGTGCTGAAACTGACTGACTGGCGCTGGGACCCGACCGTGCTCGTCGTCGTCAACTGA
- the nuoI gene encoding NADH-quinone oxidoreductase subunit NuoI, with amino-acid sequence MATLQGTAKSLFLAEFVSAFGLGMRYFFKPKATVNYPFEKNPISPRFRGEHALRRYPNGEERCIACKLCEAICPAQAITIEAGPRRNDGTRRTTRYDIDMVKCIYCGLCQEACPVDAIVEGPNFEFATETREELLYDKDKLLSNGDRWEEVIAANIAADSPYR; translated from the coding sequence ATGGCGACGCTTCAGGGCACAGCCAAATCGCTTTTCCTGGCCGAGTTCGTCTCGGCCTTCGGGCTTGGCATGCGCTATTTCTTCAAGCCGAAGGCGACGGTGAACTATCCCTTCGAGAAGAACCCGATCTCGCCCCGGTTCCGCGGCGAGCACGCGCTGCGCCGTTATCCGAACGGCGAAGAGCGCTGCATCGCCTGCAAGCTGTGCGAGGCGATCTGTCCCGCCCAGGCGATCACCATCGAGGCGGGCCCCCGCCGCAATGACGGCACCCGCCGCACCACGCGGTACGACATCGACATGGTGAAGTGCATCTACTGCGGCCTGTGCCAGGAAGCCTGCCCGGTTGATGCCATCGTCGAAGGCCCGAACTTCGAGTTCGCTACCGAAACCCGCGAGGAACTCCTCTACGACAAGGACAAGCTCCTCTCCAACGGCGACCGCTGGGAAGAAGTGATCGCGGCCAACATCGCGGCCGATTCGCCCTACCGTTAA
- a CDS encoding phytanoyl-CoA dioxygenase family protein, with amino-acid sequence MLTEAECDQFRRDGHIFPIRAMSADDAAGFRAALERYEADSGGPISGNLRHKTHLLFTWASEIAHTPAILDAVESLLGPDIMLWGSSFFIKEPGSSSFVSWHQDATYWGLDGPDIVTAWVALADAPVESGAMRFWPGSHHKAQIPHTDTFSEENLLSRGQEIAVDVPEDEGIDVPLKAGEMSLHHVLLVHGSKPNRSNDRRIGFALRYIPTHLAQTKTRDYATLVRGEDTHHNFVHEPRPAADLDIAAVAAHKASMEAQVAALYEGTTKTAFRA; translated from the coding sequence ATGCTGACCGAGGCGGAATGCGACCAGTTCAGGCGCGACGGCCATATTTTCCCGATCAGGGCGATGTCAGCAGATGATGCCGCCGGTTTCCGGGCCGCACTCGAACGGTACGAAGCGGACAGCGGCGGTCCAATCTCCGGCAACCTGCGCCACAAGACGCATCTTCTCTTCACGTGGGCGAGCGAGATTGCGCACACACCGGCCATTCTCGACGCGGTGGAGAGCCTTCTGGGCCCCGACATCATGCTGTGGGGCTCGTCGTTCTTCATCAAGGAGCCCGGCTCCAGTTCGTTTGTTTCGTGGCACCAGGACGCCACCTATTGGGGCCTCGACGGGCCGGACATCGTGACCGCCTGGGTGGCACTGGCCGATGCCCCTGTGGAATCAGGCGCCATGCGCTTCTGGCCCGGCAGCCACCACAAGGCCCAGATCCCCCACACCGACACGTTCAGCGAAGAGAACCTTTTATCGCGCGGGCAGGAAATTGCGGTGGACGTCCCGGAGGACGAAGGGATCGACGTGCCGCTGAAAGCAGGCGAAATGAGCCTGCATCATGTGCTTCTGGTCCACGGCTCCAAACCCAACCGCAGCAACGACCGGCGGATCGGCTTTGCGCTGCGCTACATCCCCACACACCTGGCCCAGACGAAGACGCGCGATTACGCGACACTCGTGCGCGGGGAAGACACCCACCACAATTTCGTCCACGAACCGCGCCCGGCTGCCGACTTGGACATTGCTGCCGTCGCGGCCCACAAGGCTTCCATGGAAGCGCAAGTGGCCGCCCTTTACGAGGGCACGACGAAAACCGCGTTCCGCGCCTGA
- a CDS encoding helix-turn-helix domain-containing protein, giving the protein MNDWRARLRSQLQISGKTRSQVCSEAGLNPAYLTQILEQKGATPRIDNLSKLAAVLDTSVSYLVEGVELDPVSVQVVSFFGTLTPDRRDAALAVLRDMAAASHTNE; this is encoded by the coding sequence ATGAACGATTGGAGAGCAAGACTGAGATCCCAGCTACAAATCAGCGGCAAAACCCGCTCGCAAGTCTGTAGCGAAGCCGGATTGAATCCCGCCTATTTGACGCAAATTCTCGAACAGAAAGGGGCAACGCCGCGCATCGACAATCTCAGCAAGTTGGCTGCAGTGCTTGATACTTCCGTAAGCTACCTTGTGGAAGGCGTGGAATTGGACCCTGTGTCGGTGCAGGTTGTCTCGTTTTTTGGAACATTGACTCCTGATCGTCGAGATGCCGCCCTCGCAGTTTTGCGAGACATGGCTGCTGCGTCACACACAAACGAATAG
- a CDS encoding glycosyltransferase family 2 protein: protein MTAEADTMAPAPRAEMHEGDGDPRPLLSAYIRTLNEERMVDAVVRGALKVAREVIVVDSGSTDGTCEIAEAAGARVVDQPWIGTGRQKRIGETAAQHDWLLDLDADEVVTDDLAAEIAAVLNANPPANTVLRLKLVTVPPFGKPFYGVKIAYRNRVYNRTAIRVPDSQAWDQLDLPGGTPLRTMDAPLMHHAFSSIGHVVAKQNRNTDARAEAALKPLPVIVLRVFFAMPVYFFKEYVFKKLALRGVYGFSYALTVAFGRWLRDVKMFEIHMRQRGG, encoded by the coding sequence ATGACCGCCGAGGCAGACACCATGGCGCCAGCCCCGCGTGCCGAGATGCACGAGGGCGATGGCGACCCCCGTCCTCTTCTGAGTGCGTACATTCGCACCCTCAACGAAGAGCGGATGGTGGATGCGGTAGTTCGTGGCGCCCTGAAGGTGGCGCGCGAGGTGATTGTTGTCGACAGCGGTTCTACCGACGGCACGTGCGAAATTGCCGAGGCGGCCGGTGCGCGAGTGGTGGATCAGCCCTGGATCGGTACCGGACGGCAAAAACGGATTGGCGAGACCGCGGCGCAGCACGACTGGCTGCTGGACCTTGATGCCGACGAGGTGGTGACCGACGATCTGGCCGCGGAGATTGCGGCGGTTCTGAACGCCAATCCGCCGGCGAACACGGTCCTCCGGCTGAAGCTCGTCACCGTGCCGCCGTTCGGCAAGCCATTTTACGGCGTGAAGATTGCCTACCGGAACCGAGTCTATAACCGGACCGCGATTCGCGTTCCGGACAGTCAGGCCTGGGATCAGCTGGATCTGCCGGGTGGCACGCCGCTCAGGACGATGGATGCACCGCTTATGCACCACGCATTTTCAAGCATCGGGCACGTGGTGGCAAAACAGAACCGCAATACCGATGCGCGGGCCGAGGCGGCGCTGAAGCCGCTGCCGGTCATCGTCCTGCGCGTCTTTTTCGCGATGCCGGTCTACTTCTTCAAGGAATATGTCTTCAAAAAGCTGGCGCTGCGCGGGGTTTACGGCTTCTCCTACGCGCTCACGGTGGCGTTCGGGCGCTGGCTGCGGGACGTGAAAATGTTCGAGATTCACATGCGGCAGCGCGGTGGCTGA
- a CDS encoding fasciclin domain-containing protein, with the protein MPTSKFTMLLTAAAFAAISSVASAQTMPMVGGAPMDPAQPIPVNASKANNLTTLVAAVKAADLVDTLASPGPFTVFAPTNAAFEALPAGTVDTLLMPQNKAQLAGVLTYHVVAGDLSAADLMAMAQSSPDKLANLKTVEGGPLSVRFMNGGAVIYDESGNRYRISQTDVNQKNGVVHVIDGVLLPK; encoded by the coding sequence ATGCCGACTTCAAAATTCACGATGCTGCTGACCGCGGCAGCATTTGCCGCCATCTCGTCGGTCGCCAGTGCCCAGACCATGCCCATGGTGGGCGGCGCGCCGATGGATCCGGCCCAGCCGATCCCCGTGAACGCATCCAAGGCGAACAACCTCACCACGCTGGTCGCCGCGGTGAAGGCCGCCGACCTGGTCGATACGCTTGCGAGCCCCGGGCCGTTCACCGTGTTCGCGCCGACCAACGCCGCGTTTGAGGCGCTGCCGGCCGGCACCGTCGACACGCTGCTGATGCCGCAGAACAAGGCCCAGCTCGCCGGCGTTCTCACCTACCATGTGGTGGCGGGCGACCTCAGCGCCGCGGACCTGATGGCGATGGCGCAAAGCAGCCCCGACAAGCTTGCCAACCTGAAAACGGTCGAGGGCGGGCCGCTCAGCGTTCGCTTCATGAATGGTGGCGCGGTGATTTATGACGAGAGCGGCAACCGCTACCGGATCAGCCAGACCGATGTGAACCAGAAGAACGGTGTGGTTCACGTGATCGACGGCGTGCTCCTGCCGAAATAA
- a CDS encoding TIM44-like domain-containing protein — MRALSRLRGLVLLAILSVGLTLVATDFAEARRGGGFGSRGARTFSTPAPTRTAPKQAQPVNRSMTPQQQSGQPGAAGATRNGAAAAGQRGGMFGGMMGGLLGGLMLGGLIGMMFGGGLGGMAGFLGLILQVGIVILVVSLLMRYFRSKKEPALAGASGARPQRFDFESAGSGMGAAPASSAGADAAAIVGDGTDEIGITNDDLEAFEQLLVEIQASFTREDYAGLRARSTPEIVSFLSEELSENAVNGVRNDVTDVKLLQGDLAEAWRENNDEYATVAMRYESVDVMRDRNTGAIADGDAQPSETIEVWTFVRPVGGDWKLSAIQDV; from the coding sequence ATGCGCGCTTTGAGCCGCCTTCGTGGTCTTGTCCTCCTCGCCATACTCAGCGTCGGGTTGACCCTCGTCGCGACTGACTTTGCAGAAGCCCGCCGCGGCGGCGGCTTCGGCAGCAGGGGCGCACGCACTTTCAGCACCCCCGCCCCCACCCGCACCGCGCCGAAACAGGCCCAGCCAGTGAACCGCTCGATGACCCCGCAGCAGCAGTCCGGCCAGCCGGGCGCTGCCGGTGCCACACGCAATGGCGCAGCCGCAGCCGGCCAGCGCGGCGGCATGTTCGGCGGGATGATGGGCGGCCTTCTCGGCGGCCTCATGCTGGGCGGTCTGATCGGCATGATGTTCGGCGGCGGTCTTGGCGGCATGGCAGGCTTTCTCGGCCTAATCCTGCAGGTCGGCATCGTGATTCTGGTGGTCTCCCTGCTGATGCGCTATTTCCGCTCCAAGAAGGAGCCGGCGCTTGCCGGTGCATCCGGCGCACGCCCGCAGCGGTTTGACTTCGAGTCCGCCGGCAGCGGCATGGGTGCTGCGCCCGCCTCGTCCGCCGGGGCGGATGCTGCCGCCATCGTTGGCGACGGCACCGACGAGATCGGCATAACTAATGACGACCTCGAAGCCTTCGAGCAGCTTCTCGTCGAGATCCAGGCATCATTCACCCGCGAAGACTATGCCGGCCTTCGCGCCCGCTCGACCCCGGAAATCGTGTCATTCCTGTCCGAAGAGCTGAGCGAGAATGCCGTCAACGGCGTGCGGAACGACGTGACGGACGTGAAGCTTCTGCAGGGCGACCTTGCCGAAGCCTGGCGCGAGAACAACGACGAGTACGCCACGGTGGCCATGCGCTACGAAAGCGTCGACGTCATGCGCGATCGCAACACCGGCGCCATTGCGGATGGCGATGCACAGCCCAGCGAAACAATCGAGGTCTGGACCTTCGTGCGCCCTGTCGGCGGCGACTGGAAGCTTTCCGCCATTCAGGACGTCTGA